One Weissella ceti DNA window includes the following coding sequences:
- a CDS encoding DUF975 family protein: MRQNVFAINRQVKARALDALSGNFFSVLKVFVVPTVLYMAIAAIGNDFLSSATAIVYGMLALGFFPHASTLMALQERDANEARAYAKSWSWLALFKVWANRLNMGVDYLVFTTVLTVFGIGSLFGVLIPAVLVGTFLDGFTFIGIIASGVIMMSWVVIAVWVSLKLGLNDFVFADAIFGDMSATAFNDVNFAKMTMLERLGAIIRTSWTLMTWSVFWRYVWLGLTLLGWFILGAVTLGLGLLFAVPYALMAYVAFYEQVVSEKYGQFSEEESVVTISTRVLDEQ, encoded by the coding sequence ATGAGACAAAATGTATTTGCGATTAATCGTCAAGTTAAAGCGCGTGCCTTAGATGCACTATCAGGGAATTTTTTCTCAGTGTTGAAGGTTTTCGTTGTACCAACTGTGTTGTACATGGCAATTGCAGCAATTGGAAATGACTTCTTGTCATCTGCGACAGCAATTGTATACGGCATGTTGGCGTTAGGGTTCTTCCCACATGCCAGCACGTTAATGGCATTGCAAGAGCGTGATGCTAATGAAGCGCGTGCGTATGCCAAGAGTTGGTCATGGTTGGCCTTGTTTAAGGTCTGGGCTAACCGACTAAACATGGGAGTTGATTACTTAGTCTTTACCACTGTATTGACGGTCTTTGGGATTGGATCATTATTTGGTGTCCTAATTCCAGCCGTGTTGGTGGGAACATTCTTGGATGGGTTCACATTCATTGGTATTATTGCCTCAGGCGTTATTATGATGAGCTGGGTTGTGATTGCGGTTTGGGTGAGTTTGAAGTTAGGCTTGAATGACTTTGTCTTCGCCGATGCAATCTTTGGTGACATGTCTGCTACTGCTTTCAACGACGTTAACTTTGCAAAGATGACCATGCTAGAACGATTAGGGGCAATCATTCGTACAAGCTGGACGTTGATGACATGGAGCGTGTTCTGGCGTTATGTTTGGTTAGGCTTAACATTACTAGGTTGGTTCATTTTAGGAGCAGTTACCCTAGGGCTAGGATTGTTATTCGCTGTACCATATGCTTTGATGGCCTATGTGGCTTTCTACGAACAAGTCGTGAGTGAAAAGTATGGACAATTCTCAGAAGAAGAATCAGTCGTTACCATTAGCACACGTGTGTTAGATGAACAATAA
- a CDS encoding DUF1129 family protein produces the protein MEETTEVSYPLQTRADFAASGLSKRNQDFIWDVQNQATEAQRNAGLVAQVQKELLAGQKTGQTARQIFGTPQQALGLETKKAQANAPERGYASYGFWPIAIDNALVFFGMFTGMFGLMLLFSGQQMLADGQQNTGSFGLTALILTAVSGGLFFGAWSMIVAPRQDGSQRSMWFRLAATIILFSAWFLAYMSFAFIPLAINPILDGWIYLALAGLTYFGFRRWRQATGIQGGFLGGNQRRR, from the coding sequence ACTTTGCTGCGTCAGGGCTATCAAAGCGTAACCAAGATTTTATCTGGGACGTACAAAACCAAGCAACTGAAGCACAACGTAATGCTGGTTTGGTTGCACAAGTACAAAAGGAATTGTTGGCTGGTCAAAAGACAGGACAAACTGCTCGTCAAATTTTTGGGACACCACAACAAGCACTTGGTTTGGAAACGAAGAAGGCACAAGCAAATGCGCCTGAACGTGGCTACGCCTCATACGGATTCTGGCCAATCGCTATCGATAACGCCTTGGTATTCTTCGGAATGTTTACAGGTATGTTTGGATTGATGCTGTTGTTCAGTGGACAACAAATGCTTGCTGATGGACAACAAAACACAGGATCATTCGGATTGACTGCATTGATCTTGACTGCTGTATCAGGTGGATTGTTCTTTGGTGCATGGTCAATGATCGTTGCGCCACGTCAAGATGGTTCACAACGCAGCATGTGGTTCCGTCTAGCGGCAACAATTATCTTGTTTAGTGCATGGTTCTTGGCATACATGAGTTTCGCCTTTATCCCACTTGCCATTAACCCAATCCTTGATGGTTGGATTTACCTAGCGTTGGCTGGGTTGACATACTTTGGATTCCGCCGCTGGCGTCAAGCTACAGGTATTCAAGGTGGTTTCTTGGGAGGAAACCAACGCCGTCGCTAA
- a CDS encoding sensor histidine kinase: MKPKAWSWLLFGIKSVVSALFFVFSAFGIAAVLNMLQIEVSPVIWSVVALINVIGWIFSLIHFYEQMMLAYLTNLIRQLENQVTKVDGQYTVPNMHWGHRLNPMAHGVVRLFKTAQQAMQEQRNIERSKDEMITNVSHDLRTPLTSILGYLGLIVPDETPIDSKQAKTYAKTAYHKAEQMKSLVEDLFDYTQVQQVDFKLRWAPMDLGAMLEQLAVSYELEAKEHGMVISTITAAKRIEMIGDSDRLARVFMNLISNALKYGDGATFIRLSAKVDELANVVEVRITNNGVKIPEEAVARLFDRFYRVESSRNLGTGGTGLGLAIVQSVIDAHNGTVNVESTDEMTSFIVRLPLLSEEDIIEE; the protein is encoded by the coding sequence ATGAAACCTAAAGCTTGGAGTTGGCTGTTGTTTGGCATAAAGAGTGTGGTTTCAGCCCTCTTTTTTGTGTTCAGCGCATTTGGAATTGCGGCAGTGTTAAATATGCTGCAAATTGAGGTGTCACCAGTTATTTGGAGCGTAGTCGCTTTGATTAACGTGATTGGTTGGATTTTCTCATTGATACATTTCTACGAACAAATGATGTTGGCCTACCTAACTAACTTGATTCGCCAATTGGAGAATCAAGTAACGAAGGTGGACGGACAATATACGGTTCCTAATATGCATTGGGGACACCGATTGAACCCAATGGCTCATGGTGTTGTACGTCTATTTAAGACCGCGCAACAAGCAATGCAAGAACAACGTAATATTGAACGTTCAAAGGACGAGATGATTACCAATGTGTCGCATGATTTGCGTACACCACTAACATCAATCCTAGGATACTTGGGCTTGATTGTGCCGGATGAAACACCAATTGATTCTAAGCAAGCCAAGACGTACGCCAAGACGGCTTATCACAAGGCTGAACAAATGAAGTCGTTGGTTGAAGATTTGTTTGATTACACGCAAGTGCAACAAGTAGACTTTAAGTTACGTTGGGCGCCAATGGATTTGGGTGCGATGCTAGAACAATTGGCCGTATCATATGAACTAGAAGCGAAAGAGCATGGCATGGTCATCTCAACGATTACTGCGGCTAAGCGAATTGAAATGATTGGTGATTCAGATCGACTAGCACGTGTGTTCATGAACTTAATTAGTAATGCTTTAAAGTATGGTGATGGCGCAACCTTTATTCGTCTATCTGCAAAGGTGGATGAATTGGCCAATGTCGTTGAAGTACGTATTACGAATAATGGGGTTAAAATCCCAGAAGAAGCAGTGGCACGTTTGTTTGATCGTTTCTATCGTGTTGAAAGTTCACGTAACTTAGGAACGGGTGGAACTGGACTTGGGCTAGCTATCGTGCAAAGTGTCATTGATGCTCATAATGGAACGGTGAATGTTGAATCAACTGATGAAATGACAAGTTTCATTGTGCGTCTACCACTGCTATCAGAAGAAGATATTATTGAAGAATAA
- a CDS encoding response regulator transcription factor, with product MKILIVDDDQEIAELLEIYVKNEGYDPITAGDGKDALKKLRTNPDVGLVVLDIMMPEMNGTEVVKEIRKDNGVPILMLSAKSGAMDKIQGLITGADDYVTKPFNPLEVMARIKALLRRSQNVIQQDTPEVLDVGPITINKDSHEVKTSEGVDINLTALEFGILYLLASHPNRVFSADDIFERVWQQESVVSAKTVMVHVSHLRDKLEEATGGNQVVQTVWGVGYKIEVL from the coding sequence ATGAAAATTTTGATTGTTGATGATGACCAAGAAATTGCTGAATTGCTAGAGATTTACGTTAAAAACGAAGGCTATGATCCAATCACCGCTGGTGATGGAAAAGATGCATTGAAGAAGTTGCGCACGAACCCCGACGTTGGTTTGGTTGTTTTGGACATCATGATGCCTGAAATGAACGGAACTGAAGTTGTGAAGGAAATCCGTAAGGATAACGGTGTGCCAATCTTGATGTTGTCAGCTAAGTCTGGCGCAATGGATAAGATTCAAGGGTTGATTACAGGGGCTGATGACTATGTCACTAAGCCTTTCAATCCATTGGAAGTTATGGCGCGTATTAAAGCGCTATTGCGTCGTTCACAAAATGTTATTCAACAAGATACACCGGAAGTGTTGGATGTAGGCCCAATCACAATTAACAAGGATAGTCACGAAGTAAAGACATCAGAAGGTGTTGATATTAACTTGACTGCTTTGGAATTTGGGATTTTATACCTACTTGCGTCACACCCAAACCGTGTGTTTAGTGCAGATGATATTTTCGAACGTGTTTGGCAACAAGAATCTGTCGTGTCTGCTAAGACCGTCATGGTTCACGTGTCACACTTGCGTGACAAGTTGGAAGAAGCAACTGGGGGTAACCAAGTTGTGCAAACAGTTTGGGGTGTCGGTTACAAGATTGAAGTCTTGTAA